The following are encoded together in the Lactuca sativa cultivar Salinas chromosome 1, Lsat_Salinas_v11, whole genome shotgun sequence genome:
- the LOC111920167 gene encoding thylakoid lumenal 17.9 kDa protein, chloroplastic, with translation MSFGLTTHLLPPFALKNTTTTTTIKQSPIQSSTLSAFFSQNPNPKKPSLLSNHLLSVAIALITLTSPPPSIALPSLSNSLPPPNLPPATTPFSQSKNLLTGLDNGKIRPCPSNNPGCVSSNPQSSSFAFPWRVPDKSIDNALQQLQQSILETQKNATIEIVEDTPDGQYLQATVDGGFGRDVLEFLVKGDVVSYRCMATKVTYIYPFTTALGDSKGQEERIRKVVDQLGWDAPSFSAMD, from the exons ATGAGTTTCGGTTTAACTACACACCTTCTCCCTCCATTTGCACTCAAGAACaccacaaccacaaccaccatCAAACAATCCCCAATTCAATCATCAACATTATCAGCTTTCTTCTcgcaaaaccctaatcccaaaaAACCATCTCTTTTATCAAATCATCTGCTCTCTGTAGCCATTGCCCTCATCACCCTTACTTCACCACCGCCCTCCATTGCACTCCCTTCTCTCAGCAACTCCCTTCCGCCGCCCAATTTACCCCCCGCCACCACCCCATTCTCTCAATCCAAGAACCTACTCACCGGATTAGACAATGG GAAAATCAGACCGTGTCCATCGAACAATCCTGGGTGTGTTTCAAGTAACCCACAGTCATCATCTTTTGCCTTCCCTTGGAGAGTCCCAGACAAGTCTATCGATAATGCCCTCCAG CAATTGCAACAATCAATTCTAGAAACACAGAAAAATGCCACGATTGAGATCGTTGAGGATACCCCAGATG GCCAATATTTACAGGCCACGGTTGATGGAGGATTTGGGCGAGATGTTCTTGAGTTCTTGGTGAAAGGAGATGTGGTCTCTTATAGGTGCATGGCCACAAAAGTTACATATATTTACCCTTTTACCACAGCCTTAGGGGATTCAAAGGGTCAAGAAGAAAGAATAAGGAAGGTTGTTGACCAATTAGGGTGGGATGCTCCTAGCTTTAGTGCCATGGATTAG
- the LOC111920166 gene encoding protein NUCLEAR FUSION DEFECTIVE 4 — MGLHEKTKSFFNNRWLVFVASMWVQSCSGLGYLFGSISPVIKKSMGYNQRQIAMLGVAKDIGDAIGFIPGSLCEIAPIWVVLFIGAVQNFVGYGLVWLTTTHTLPELPLWVLCVCIFVGTNGETYFNTGALVSGVQNFPKNRGPVVGILKGFAGLSGAILTQVYTIFNFPDQSSIIFLVAVGPTIVILSVMFMVRPVGGHRQVRESDDTSFVFLYSVCLILAAYLLGILILQDLIVLNQITVTLLTVGLLILVLLPIAIPVFLVFFSENLPEERLLLNEDEKKDGNEMIMSEMEDEKTSEVDLLSAYERQKRISHLQARLVQAAADGAVRVKRRKKGPRRGEDFTLMQALVKADFLLMFFSLVLASGSGLTIIDNLGQMCQSLGYENPHIFVSMISIWNFLGRVGGGYVSEVIVRKYAYPRPVAMGVVQVVMAGSLFYYAIGAPGAIYIVSVVIGLCYGAHWAIFPSTASELFGLKSFGALYNCLALASPTGSLIFSGVIASGIYDYEAKKQMTINHRIFQDNEELTCYGTICYSITCGILSALCVIAVALSVTVVYRTKGVYAQLYGTSRT; from the exons ATGGGGTTACATGAAAAAACAAAGAGTTTCTTCAACAACAGATGGCTGGTTTTTGTAGCTTCAATGTGGGTTCAATCTTGCTCAGGTCTTGGGTACTTGTTCGGCAGCATATCGCCGGTGATAAAGAAATCCATGGGTTACAATCAGCGGCAGATTGCCATGTTGGGTGTGGCTAAAGATATCGGTGATGCAATCGGATTCATTCCTGGTAGTTTATGCGAAATTGCTCCCATTTGGGTGGTTCTTTTCATTGGAGCTGTTCAAAACTTCGTCGGATATGGTCTGGTTTGGCTCACCACCACACACACCTTGCCGGAATTGCCTCTGTGGGTG CTATGTGTTTGTATATTCGTCGGAACAAACGGAGAAACCTACTTCAATACCGGAGCTTTAGTATCCGGAGTTCAGAACTTCCCAAAAAACCGTGGTCCAGTCGTCGGAATATTAAAGGGTTTTGCCGGGTTAAGTGGTGCGATTTTGACACAAGTTTATACAATCTTCAATTTTCCCGATCAATCCTCCATCATTTTCTTGGTTGCAGTGGGTCCCACGATCGTTATATTATCGGTAATGTTCATGGTTAGACCTGTCGGAGGCCATAGACAAGTTCGAGAATCCGATGACACAAGCTTTGTATTTCTTTACAGTGTTTGCCTCATTCTCGCGGCTTATCTCCTCGGAATTTTGATTTTACAAGATCTGATCGTTCTGAACCAGATAACCGTGACTTTGCTCACCGTTGGGCTGTTGATCCTCGTATTGCTTCCGATTGCAATTCccgtttttttggtttttttctcAGAGAATCTACCGGAGGAAAGGCTACTGCTTAACGAGGATGAAAAGAAAGATGGAAATGAAATGATAATGAGTGAGATGGAAGATGAGAAGACATCGGAAGTAGACTTGCTTTCTGCCTACGAAAGGCAAAAGAGAATCTCTCATTTGCAGGCGAGACTGGTGCAGGCGGCGGCGGATGGGGCTGTGAGGGTGAAGCGGCGGAAGAAGGGTCCACGAAGAGGGGAGGATTTTACGTTAATGCAGGCGTTGGTAAAAGCTGATTTCTTGCTCATGTTTTTTTCGTTAGTGTTGGCTTCAGGATCCGGTTTGACCATAATTGATAACCTTGGTCAAATGTGCCAATCGCTTGGTTATGAAAATCCGCATATATTTGTTTCCATGATTAGTATTTGGAACTTTCTTGGTCGTGTTGGTGGTGGATACGTCTCCGAGGTAATCGTAAG AAAGTACGCATACCCAAGACCGGTTGCAATGGGTGTAGTTCAAGTCGTAATGGCAGGTTCGCTTTTCTACTACGCAATCGGCGCACCCGGTGCTATTTACATTGTTTCGGTGGTGATCGGACTCTGTTATGGAGCCCATTGGGCCATTTTTCCATCAACTGCCTCTGAATTATTCGGTTTGAAGAGTTTTGGTGCATTGTATAATTGTCTTGCACTAGCAAGCCCAACAGGTTCCCTAATCTTTTCTGGTGTCATTGCTAGTGGAATTTATGACTATGAAGCAAAGAAGCAAATGACCATAAACCATCGTATTTTTCAAGATAATGAAGAACTTACATGCTATGGCACCATATGTTACTCCATCACTTGTGGGATCTTATCTGCACTTTGTGTAATTGCGGTTGCTTTGAGTGTGACAGTTGTTTACAGGACTAAAGGAGTCTACGCTCAACTCTACGGGACCTCACGGACTTAG
- the LOC111920168 gene encoding CBS domain-containing protein CBSCBSPB1 codes for MTTSHAGSSSRRSMALTTSSSQRRNGSERGTPDRRSLVASRSMGLTGERTVKRLRLSRALTVPETTSIYEACRRMASRRVDALLVTDSRSLLCGILTDKDIATRVIAREIDFENTPVSKVMTKNPLFVLSDTLAVEALQKMVQGKFRHLPVVEHGKVIALLDIEKCLYDAIARMERAAEKGKAIAAAVEGVEKHWGSSVSGSNTFVESLRERMFRPSLSTIISANPKVVTVSPSDTVVTATKKMLECRMSSVVATIDKKPVGILTSKDILMRVIAQDLRPELISVEKVMTPNPECATLDTPIVNALHNMHDGKYLHLPVVDKEGVVVAIVDVLHITHAAVATVGNTAGIDNETASSMMQKFWDSAMAICPGDDDDDLRSESSVRLVSEAGTMKTLPYPSSTIPNAFGFKIQDKRGRMHRFICDTRSLADLITAILQRVGGEIDRNNLPQILYEDEDQDKIVLVTDADLAAAVDHARLSGWKGLKLHLDYSGVPKRRKGSSTKGGIMEFAQGDAWTTAYSTVAAGAALVAGLGMVAFLRRAGV; via the exons ATGACGACTAGTCATGCAGGTTCTTCTTCACGAAGAAGCATGGCGTTGACAACATCGTCGTCTCAAAGGAGGAATGGTTCTGAAAGGGGAACCCCTGATCGCAGATCCCTTGTTGCTTCTCGTTCCAT GGGACTAACGGGAGAGCGTACAGTGAAGCGTTTACGTCTCTCAAGGGCCTTGacagtacctgaaaccacaagcATCTATGAAGCATGTCGTAGAATGGCTTCTAGAAGAGTTGATGCACTTTTGGTTACTGATTCAAGATCTTTACTTTGTGGAATATTAACAGACAAG GACATTGCAACAAGAGTAATTGCTCGTGAGATTGATTTTGAGAACACGCCTGTGTCAAAAGTGATGACGAAAAACCCCCTTTTTGTACTTTCTGATACTCTTGCTGTTGAAGCCTTACAAAAGATGGTTCAAG GAAAATTCAGACACTTGCCAGTTGTAGAACATGGAAAGGTTATTGCTTTGCTTGACATTGAAAAATGTTTATATGATGCAATTGCACGTATGGAACGTGCAGCTGAAAAGGGGAAAGCCATAGCAGCTGCTGTTGAAGGTGTTGAGAAGCATTGGGGATCTTCTGTTTCTG GTTCCAACACGTTTGTTGAATCACTTCGTGAACGGATGTTCAGACCATCTTTATCTACTATAATCTCCGCGAATCCAAA GGTTGTCACAGTTTCACCATCTGACACAGTGGTAACAGCAACAAAAAAGATGCTCGAGTGTCGCATGAGCTCTGTTGTTGCAACTATAGATAAAAAACCAGTTGGGATTTTAAC ATCAAAAGATATCTTAATGAGGGTGATAGCACAAGATCTTCGCCCCGAACTCATCTCTGTTGAGAAG GTAATGACTCCAAATCCAGAATGTGCTACACTTGATACACCTATTGTCAATGCCCTGCATAACATGCATGATGGGAAATATTTACATCTTCCTGTAGTTGATAAAG AGGGAGTTGTGGTTGCTATTGTGGATGTACTTCATATAACTCATGCTGCGGTAGCCACA GTGGGGAATACAGCGGGGATAGACAACGAAACTGCAAGTTCAATGATGCAAAAGTTTTGGGACTCTGCCATGGCAATATGTCcgggagatgatgatgatgatctaaGGAG TGAGAGCTCTGTGAGATTGGTTTCGGAAGCAGGAACAATGAAAACTCTTCCGTATCCTTCATCAACAATACCTAATGCGTTTGGTTTCAAGATCCAAGATAAAAGGGGTCGGATGCATAGATTTATATGTG ATACTCGAAGTTTGGCGGATCTTATAACTGCAATTCTTCAGAGAGTAGGTGGTGAGATTGACCGCAACAACCTTCCACAGATTCTG TATGAAGACGAAGATCAAGACAAGATCGTACTGGTAACAGATGCTGATCTTGCTGCAGCTGTTGACCATGCAAGATTATCCGGATGGAAG GGTTTAAAATTGCATCTAGATTATTCTGGGGTACCTAAACGTAGAAAAGGGTCTTCCACAAAAGGAGGTATTATGGAGTTTGCTCAAGGAGATGCATGGACCACTGCATATAGTACAGTTGCAGCTGGAGCTGCGTTAGTTGCCGGTTTAGGCATGGTTGCCTTTTTGAGAAGAGCTGGTGTCTAA